TTGTTAAAATTATCCCACTTTTGAATGAAGCAGACAAGTTtcaggaaagtttaaaaaatggtagtgagacctgctgtgatgtgtggtttggagatggtggcaTCAAAAAAATAACAGGTGGTCATGTAGTGCAGGAGTATGTCTGAAGGTTCTGAGTCAcccaggtcatcatagtctaaggagcttggaaagaaaagcgtctggatttctttaagtttccttgaaggCGTTTCAGACCAGCCACACactcaaacaaaaacaggtttatcccaaagacaaaactaaacacaaatttaACAACATAGTGTTTGCTGTACAGTGTATCgaggaatgctcagacctctacattggagagaccaaacagccacttcataaatgCATGGCACAACCTCGACGGGACAAGGCTTGGCTGtccacaaaggtcactctttcgatgatgccaatgttcacattttggacagagaagacagatggtttgaaatcCATCTATGTCCGCTGTgaatgaccatctttgaacagaggcggtggcttacaACACCAACGGTCTGACATcaataatccagttttgagatccttcccagacgctttaacgcccactcacatcctgggccatttgacctcagtaaatcacatgatagggtggggctagatTTCACCATGGGTTCAcccaaaaccttggctgattgtgacttACACGCGTTTTCACACCTTGTGTGATTAGGCAAGAGGAgcaatagggggtccatgaccctcgtGAGGGCTCAAAATCTGAGACTCTCaaccaattgctcttagaactgaagaagcttctcggatgagaggtgaaacatcttcaaagaAACCTGACGAAGTCCAgtctcttttctttccaagctcattAGACTAGTGCAGGAGTATTTACTATCTTTATTTTCACTAGATGCAGACATATTCAGcaaaatatttcttaaaacaattttttttaaagaaatactcAATAAAATTTACCAGCTGCTCTTTTTACCCTTGTTCtaacatctgtgtctgtgtgttgttaCAGTGTGGCAGGCCTTTTCACTTGGAGGATGATAGCCGCTGCAGGAAGCGAAAAAGAGTCGGCTCTGTTCAGCCTGGATGCGCCCTTATCAAGGTAACACTTAAGCTTACTGTGCAGGACACTCATCAGTAAAAGATCTGAGCATCTTTTCCAGCTGTGAAAAtacttaaatgaaaaaaaaaatgtgcaaagaGAACAATATAATAACTTCATTGctttatacttttaaaatatatgaTTCATTAATATTATTTACTTCCAATAGATGCAGATAATATGTGACAAGGCTTGCACGACAAAACACTCTTTATTtgattattattcttttttaaattcctttttatTCAACACTTGTTGTCACTTTAACCTTATTCACCCTTAATTCTAACATAGACCTGTTTGTGCTGTTGCAGTGTGGCAAGGCTTTTTACTTGGAGGACAATAGCCGCTGCAGGAAGAGGAAAAGAGTATCCTCTTGTCAGGAAACCTCTGGAGCTGGCTGTAACAAGGTAATAGCTGCGCTTACTGATTGAGACAGAGTGGGCATTCTAAATTCAGATATATCTGGAAAAATAAACACCCATGTGGTCTTAGaatagaaacaaataaaacaaagtcaTTAAATTAGAAACAATCGGCTCTTCGCTTATTCCAGGTCCAGGATTTCATCCCAGAGGCCAAAGCTTCCAGTTGTCCTGACCTCCATCAGGTCATCACTGTAACACAACTTAGCACTGCTGCTCTGACACCTGCGCGGGCCCAAGGATTCACTGAGCCATCAACTACTTCTCCTGTCCAGGATTTATTCCCCACTCCTCAGGCCTCTCCCACTGAGCTGAGCCCCGGTGGTGTCCTGGAGCAGAGAGAGACACCTCT
This sequence is a window from Oreochromis niloticus isolate F11D_XX linkage group LG6, O_niloticus_UMD_NMBU, whole genome shotgun sequence. Protein-coding genes within it:
- the LOC102081533 gene encoding uncharacterized protein C22orf31 — encoded protein: MCGRPFHLEDDSRCRKRKRVGSVQPGCALIKCGKAFYLEDNSRCRKRKRVSSCQETSGAGCNKVQDFIPEAKASSCPDLHQVITVTQLSTAALTPARAQGFTEPSTTSPVQDLFPTPQASPTELSPGGVLEQRETPLLIHGYTVEEYQKIYHSVVDDMLKYKNGRPRPYTVQLGRIIKQRLWEKLNCPQISLQEGDNGLLMVSELHEDNVYPPLIEVDISHEPDPREPSWGRKAKHC